A window of Rhodothermales bacterium genomic DNA:
GCGGAACGACCCACACCTTGTGGTTCGCGGCGTCGCGTCGCTGATGAACCTGCAGCCCACCGCTGACGGGCGCTAGACCTGCTCGGCCTCTCCTTGATCGGCCGCCTTCAGCAGCGCATCTATTCGTGCCAGAACCATCTCGATCGCGACGCTGTTGTGCCCGCCGCGCGGGATGATAACATCTGCCCGCATCTTTGACGGCTCCACGAACTGGTTGTGCATGGGTCTGACGCTACGCTCGTACTGAGCGAGAATGGAATCGATTGAACGACCTCTCTCGACCATGTCGCGGCGAACACGGCGCATGAGCCTCACATCGGCTGCCGCGTCGACGAAGATGCGAATATCCATGAGTTCGAAGAGGCTGACTTCGGCCAGCACGAGAATCCCTTCCACGATCACGACGGGCCGTGGCTCGATGGGCGTCGTCTCCTCGGATCGCGTGTGCAGGTTGAAGTCGTAGATCGGCTTCTGCGCCGTTCCTCCGGCGAGCAACTCGTCGAGATGACGGCGCATCAGCGCTGTATCGAGTGCGTCCGGATGATCGAAGTT
This region includes:
- the udk gene encoding uridine kinase, giving the protein MKGKPVVIGIAGGSGSGKSTVLDRIIESFGSSQIAVLDHDSYYYDLTHLTEEERRGVNFDHPDALDTALMRRHLDELLAGGTAQKPIYDFNLHTRSEETTPIEPRPVVIVEGILVLAEVSLFELMDIRIFVDAAADVRLMRRVRRDMVERGRSIDSILAQYERSVRPMHNQFVEPSKMRADVIIPRGGHNSVAIEMVLARIDALLKAADQGEAEQV